A single Methanofastidiosum sp. DNA region contains:
- a CDS encoding TOBE domain-containing protein — protein MKISARNSMEGVIKEIKKGEVAATVKVEVTKPSTITSMITRDAIESLGLKEGQKVKVVIKSTEVMIAVDE, from the coding sequence ATGAAAATTAGCGCAAGAAATAGCATGGAAGGAGTTATTAAAGAAATAAAAAAGGGAGAAGTTGCTGCTACAGTTAAAGTAGAGGTTACAAAACCATCTACAATTACCTCTATGATTACTCGGGATGCAATAGAATCCTTAGGATTAAAAGAAGGGCAAAAAGTAAAGGTAGTAATTAAGTCAACTGAGGTAATGATAGCAGTAGATGAGTAA
- a CDS encoding ABC transporter ATP-binding protein, producing the protein MKKGSFSYIDGTYIFQDIDFSLEKGEVLCLLGPNGTGKSTLIKCLTKILSLDKGTILYDGVHISDLSTEEIARKVGYVPQSHFSAFPYSVKDLIVMGRAPHLSLFSVPSHKDFDLVYESMETVGISHLADRPCTELSGGEQRLVLLARVLTQQPEILLLDEPTSHLDIGNQVRLLRLINNLAKTGLSIIMSSHFPDHAFISSQKVALMKEGKLVGLGSPDTTINEENLRNVYGIDVKIKAIKDGINRKICIPII; encoded by the coding sequence ATGAAAAAAGGTAGCTTTAGCTATATTGATGGCACTTACATATTTCAAGATATTGATTTCTCTTTAGAAAAAGGTGAAGTTTTGTGCCTCTTGGGCCCTAATGGTACGGGAAAATCAACATTGATAAAATGCCTTACTAAAATTTTATCTTTGGATAAAGGAACTATTTTATATGATGGGGTACATATATCTGATCTTTCTACTGAAGAAATTGCAAGAAAAGTTGGGTATGTCCCCCAGTCACATTTTTCAGCTTTTCCATATTCCGTGAAAGATTTAATCGTTATGGGCAGGGCTCCGCATTTAAGTTTGTTTTCCGTTCCTTCCCATAAAGATTTTGATTTGGTCTATGAATCAATGGAAACTGTAGGGATATCACATCTTGCAGATAGGCCCTGCACAGAACTTAGTGGAGGGGAACAGAGATTAGTTCTTTTAGCTAGAGTATTAACACAGCAACCTGAGATTCTTTTGCTCGATGAACCAACTTCTCACTTGGATATAGGTAACCAAGTAAGACTACTTAGATTAATCAATAATCTTGCAAAAACAGGGCTTAGTATCATAATGTCCTCCCATTTCCCAGACCATGCATTTATCTCCTCTCAAAAAGTTGCGCTAATGAAAGAAGGAAAACTTGTTGGATTAGGTTCGCCAGACACGACTATAAATGAAGAAAATCTTAGAAACGTATACGGGATAGATGTAAAAATAAAAGCAATTAAAGATGGGATTAATAGAAAAATATGCATACCTATTATTTGA